The Episyrphus balteatus chromosome 4, idEpiBalt1.1, whole genome shotgun sequence genome includes a window with the following:
- the LOC129919729 gene encoding N-acylneuraminate cytidylyltransferase A, which translates to MSILIRLTIICTILILTISVAYTKQNTPCLECTNSTSVIALILARGGSKGILKKNLMPVNGVSLLGRTIQTINASKLFPEIWVSTDEEAIKNEATKYGALVHIRPESVSKDYTTSIDSTREFMQKHKYIKKLALFQCTSVFLKLDYVIKAFELFKTSECVFATTRSFKLRWSLNADGSLVPLNFDPKNRPRRQDWSGELVETGMFYFANRDLIEQNVFQSDRCSNVVISPRDSLEIDTANDLNVARCIVEKENSVAGKN; encoded by the exons ATGTCTATTTTAATACGTTTAACTATAATttgtacaattttaattttaacaatatCAGTTGCATATACTAAGCAAAATACACCTTG tttggAATGTACAAACTCAACAAGTGTTATTGCTTTAATTTTGGCTCGAGGTGGTTCGAAAGGAATTCTGAAAAAGAATCTTATGCCAGTTAATGGAGTGTCCTTATTAGGAAGAACAATTCAAACTATAAATGCTTCAAAACTATTTCCGGAAATATGGGTTTCGACTGATGAAGAAGCAATTAAAAACGAAGCAACAAAGT atggtgCCCTTGTCCATATCCGTCCTGAAAGTGTTTCCAAAGATTACACCACTTCAATCGACTCTACTCGTGAGTTCATGCAAAAACacaaatacattaaaaaacttGCCCTCTTTCAATGCACATCTGTGTTTTTGAAACTTGACTATGTAATAAAAGCATTTGAACTCTTCAAAACATCTGAATGCGTCTTTGCTACAACCAG GAGTTTTAAACTACGTTGGTCACTAAATGCTGATGGAAGTCTTGTTCCATTGAATTTTGATCCAAAAAATCGACCACGCCGTCAAGATTGGTCTGGTGAATTAGTTGAAACTGGAATGTTTTATTTTGCCAATCGTGATCTTATTGAACAAAATGTCTTTCAAAGTGATAG atgCAGCAATGTAGTTATTTCACCAAGAGACTCTTTAGAAATCGACACCGCAAATGACTTAAATGTTGCTCGATGTAttgtagaaaaagaaaacagtGTTGCGGGAAAAAATTAA
- the LOC129919730 gene encoding nucleoside diphosphate kinase 6, with translation MEITFALIKPHAVKNIVALQYVTEIIKNNFSVLQTKEVVVTKQLASRFYEEHQGKFFYNRLVTFMGSGPSIAFVLASKDSIAKWRTILGPTKVHKAIYSSPDSIRSLYGLSDTRNACHGSDSLESASREISIIFPDFDYQEELRKQMESV, from the exons atggaaataacatttgctttaataaaaccccatgctgtaaaaaatattgttgccCTTCAATATGTCACGGAAATCATCAAAAACAACTTCTCAGTTCTGCAAACCAAAGAAGTTGTAGTTACGAAACAACTTGCCAGCAGATTCTACGAAGAACATCAAGGAAAATTCTTTTACAATCGTCTAGTCACTTTTATGGGCag TGGTCCATCGATTGCGTTTGTTTTAGCATCGAAAGATAGCATTGCCAAGTGGAGAACTATTTTGGGTCCCACCAAAGTCCACAAAGCCATTTACTCAAGTCCCGATTCAATACGATCTCTCTATGGATTGTCTGACACCCGAAATGCTTGTCACGGGTCGGATAGTCTGGAATCGGCATCGCgtgaaatttcaattatttttcctgATTTCGATTATCAGGAGGAATTGAGAAAGCAAATGGAATCTGTTTGA